A portion of the Phyllopteryx taeniolatus isolate TA_2022b chromosome 15, UOR_Ptae_1.2, whole genome shotgun sequence genome contains these proteins:
- the prrc2b gene encoding protein PRRC2B isoform X2, whose protein sequence is MSDRLGQITKSKDGKSKYSSLSLFDKYKGKSIEAQKNSVPRHGLQSLGKVAAARRMPPPAHLPSLKSENKGNDPNVIIVPKDGTGWANKPEQPDQKSSVASIPQLPESQLQLASQKSVSNLQKPPPVANQENTNTGGPKQWAQLNGKAVEQDGSRALNRLQPFSHEEFPTLKAAGEQDKAGKERSGYDPSYGPGPSLRPQNVTSWREGGGRNLQPSSLTLGLPAADPEGKLTALGETGTPPPMSHPSSVTSTASSSVVVTAAVVAQPPSVDTKEPSLRPAQPLRRTAVPSALQHQLHHTSNAVYHDMLPAFMCSKETRETSGTDHITATVAAPARFDSKPTFRQTYSKPELVNGDIRRENRFVRAPPRLSSQPIRRPGDRSQRPAIINPEDLKDLDDLDNDCEDGWAGLHEEVDYSEKLKFSDDEDEHSASDKNKIWPEWERENRRDCPSSLSSGECPEESYSYHHQEPPRKTSSRYLSADTQSVKNHSEPAIDPEDHQRQSQPPARAKFASPELSEAVERARRRREEEERRAREERLAACAEKLKKLDEKFGKTDRQALRTEEGLKDGECKEAPLSPNRDHIKAHHDNCQYNAKDECSSDNSPSPSFREELSFPAYRSSEDDAQDPSSPSGDYGGRQPSKPVPPRFQKQPQQHQQQEQVYKMQHWQQPGHQASSGSNHTQRGYYPPHVLGFDPRWMMMPPFMDPRVSQGRSPVDYYPGPVHSSGMMKPLMHQDRLNSPSSDEGHPNLHQERRPPSTEPYPVWSQDGYPMRSFTPPYQRQHENQDNSQLDDRSGLSSSQQGTYEERACDGGTHAQEDHLHHHSFQSRALDRDHHNQGLLTGAQIHTQHHADKEYPKQDSRDRHLKDSPDSNNESFDASKDNWKRDGRINAQSQWSDSNTVLSQPSETTGRTLTRRTGPIKKPVLKALKVEDKENEKPKPEPEEKPVPYRLEKEVLTNVYDLKKDNQPVSNRHSGSPVVEKQPEERQRQSPAPSKVERPPVINQSEESPRESVWDTNKFQPQRDVQENTEPQAPRRNNWIFIDEEQAFGGVRGSGRGRSRGFRDYNSRGGGRGVRGAYNNSAGQAQRTGRGRALPRELKVEEFQRGKPRRRNVSETLSETSEYEELPKRRRQKGSENGEGYSESVEARKADQESWRSNKVYTEDQAAADFREKAKVSRGFVGRMLPPRLNTGNYTRSYGASREMSTWRGRGPQFGSSGGSLQENGYAPGADMGFSRKPPAERESLKYHTKFTGSFVENGSEEREGEYYFDPDNPDRQALRRRRPPRQDKPPRFRRLQQEREPGSNQWTSDEYINGDLANPWPCRPKGSGEDNWPSGPYTGGRSGQHPQTEEWETASDNSDFSDWREKRGGSGGAPTQGHADVLSDSCHGEVGSIEKRELSKRSFSSQRPLIERQNRKGESSLLETSKMTRAPDNPQSAPSNRNDTWQNGGTSCKSRSPEESGPIYIIDQSEERERNESTGKNFDKPGPIKPDIVEPLPQYELRAYPIEEDAGGPVSNPDAYQDTLSKKQRRPQEDDRRRKDQGVAVPVKNRSVASKIPPRFAKKQGGMSIEQPEDTLSSSNLGTEIWETNSSALSVQSSGGDSWTKQMSYTGSEPNSEDSDAGPEQSKEQHKPGPIGNERSLKHRKGSEAVDRLEGGPITPVNGVDLHVDTVLPVPPIEFGVSAKDSDFSLPPGSTPVPVSNPVNKLQDPLTVNTIPMLRSNHLQPSINLNPLSFPSTDLTLKMESARKAWENSQSLPEQGSPSGGTSGVPPTCSVGSSSGVSYSTFGGVSMPPMPVASVAPSMSMQGNHIPPLYLDGHVFPSQPRLVPPTMTQQQTYQQAAAQQIPISLHTSLQAQLGLRGGLPVSQSQEMFNSIPPYRSQVYMHPNLSQPSPMVLSGGAPLKGPYSPFPGMQPSDMVKSSSGSHYQPMNGSQQLVYDSQLNQGPSIGSSQLMDSQLIQVTMPLPASQLRYGSAQQHLILPQSIQLQQSQNLSVGGPRRMIPPGSQPVMPGSREGSQLEMKGFQFSDKPSHSPGMPGGSYRPGSASPSGKPSGPGGPVGPLPPHHYTQQVSPAQGGLVMHMRPTTSGPFPSPIQRPVMQVNKPVIIRSPLYPNPGRDLSHSTPPSAPDPPIKGPEDGMKSKSLREVRKAVGEGKVPIGGITSQLQEPLASTGHIKPPRTGTIKPQGVKVEEGKA, encoded by the exons ATGTCCGATCGTTTGGGGCAAATAACCAAGTCCAAGGATGGGAAAAGCAAGTACTCCTCACTCAGCCTGTTTGACAAGTACAAGGGAAAATCAATAGAAGCTCAGAAAAACTCAG TTCCACGACATGGCTTGCAGAGTCTTGGCAAAGTGGCCGCAGCCCGGCGCATGCCCCCACCTGCTCACCTACCGAGCTTGAAGTCTGAAAACAAAGGAAACGATCCCAACGTGATTATTGTCCCGAAAGACGGTACAGGATGGGCAAACAAGCCGGAACAACCCGATCAAAAGAG ttctGTTGCATCAATACCTCAGCTGCCGGAGTCGCAGCTGCAGCTGGCTTCACAGAAGTCTGTCTCCAATCTTCAGAAGCCACCGCCAGTAGCCAACCAGGAG AACACAAACACAGGTGGACCAAAGCAATGGGCCCAGctaaatggaaaggcagtcgaGCAAGATG GTTCAAGGGCCTTAAACCGACTTCAGCCCTTCTCTCACGAGGAATTTCCCACGCTGAAGGCCGCTGGAGAACAGGACAAAGCTGGCAAGGAAAGAAGCGGCTACGATCCGTCGTATGGGCCCGGACCAAGCCTCCGCCCGCAGA ATGTGACCAGCTGGAGGGAGGGAGGCGGCAGGAACCTCCAGCCCTCATCCCTGACCCTCGGCCTGCCAGCAGCGGACCCCGAGGGCAAGCTCACTGCACTAGGGGAGACTGGCACCCCTCCCCCCATGTCCCACCCCTCTTCCGTCACCAGCACTGCCTCATCTAGCGTCGTCGTGACAGCGGCGGTAGTTGCCCAGCCGCCGAGTGTGGACACTAAGGAGCCCTCCCTGCGTCCCGCTCAGCCTCTCCGCAGAACAGCGGTCCCATCAGCCCTGCAGCATCAGCTCCACCACACTTCCAATGCAGTCTACCATGACATGTTGCCGGCTTTT ATGTGCTCCAAAGAGACCCGTGAAACTTCAGGTACAGACCACATCACCGCTACTGTAGCAGCACCAGCCCGATTTGACAGCAAACCTACTTTTAGACAGACTTACTCTAAACCTGAACTTGTCAA TGGTGACATTCGAAGAGAGAACCGATTTGTACGTGCGCCGCCTCGACTGTCATCCCAGCCCATCCGTCGGCCCGGCGACCGATCACAACGACCTGCCATCATTAACCCTGAGGATCTGAAGGATCTGGATGACCTGGACAATGACTGTGAGGATGGATGGGCTG GTCTCCATGAAGAAGTTGATTACAGTGAGAAGCTCAAGTTCAGTGATGATGAGGACGAGCACTCAGCCAGTGATAAAAACAAGATCTG GCCTGAGTGGGAAAGGGAGAATCGACGCGACTGCCCGTCATCCCTCAGCTCGGGTGAGTGCCCTGAAGAGAGTTATTCTTACCACCACCAGGAGCCTCCGAGGAAGACCAGCAGCAGATACCTCTCTGCAGACACCCAA TCAGTGAAAAACCACAGCGAGCCGGCGATTGACCCAGAAGACCACCAGCGGCAGTCTCAGCCCCCAGCAAGGGCAAAGTTTGCGTCGCCCGAGCTTTCTGAGGCCGTCGAGAGGGCCCGCAGGCGTCGCGAGGAGGAAGAGCGGCGTGCACGTGAGGAACGACTGGCGGCCTGTGCAGAGAAACTCAAAAAGCTGGATGAGAAATTCGGGAAGACTGACAGGCAAGCCTTAAGGACAGAGGAGGGCCTCAAAGATGGAGAGTGCAAAGAAGCACCCTTGTCTCCCAACAGAGATCATATTAAAGCGCACCATGACAACTGCCAGTATAATGCAAAAG ATGAGTGCTCCTCAGACAACTCCCCGAGCCCGAGTTTCCGTGAGGAGCTCAGTTTCCCCGCCTATCGCAGCAGTGAAGATGATGCCCAGGATCCCTCCTCCCCCTCTGGGGATTACGGCGGACGCCAACCTTCAAAGCCTGTTCCACCCCGCTTTCAAAAACAACCCCAACAGCACCAGCAGCAG GAGCAGGTCTACAAGATGCAGCATTGGCAGCAGCCTGGCCATCAAGCCTCATCTGGCTCGAACCACACACAACGAGGCTACTATCCACCGCATGTCCTAGGGTTTGATCCCCGCTGGATGATGATGCCGCCTTTCATGGACCCACGCGTCAGCCAAGGACGATCTCCCGTCGACTACTATCCTGGTCCTGTCCACTCTTCTG gaaTGATGAAACCCCTGATGCACCAAGACCGCCTGAACAGTCCCAGTTCTGATGAAGGTCACCCCAACCTGCACCAGGAGCGAAGGCCCCCTTCCACTGAGCCATATCCTGTCTGGAGCCAAGATGGCTACCCCATGCGCAGCTTCACTCCACCCTACCAGAGGCAGCATGAAAACCAGGACAACAGTCAGCTGGATGACAG AAGTGGTCTGTCCTCCTCCCAACAGGGCACCTATGAGGAGAGAGCCTGCGACGGCGGGACCCACGCTCAAGAGGACCACCTCCACCATCACTCCTTTCAGAGTCGAGCCTTGGATCGAGACCACCATAACCAGGGGCTGCTGACTGGCGCTCAAATTCACACCCAGCATCATGCTGATAAAGAATACCCAAAACAAGACTCCAGAGACCGCCATCTGAAGGATAGTCCTGACTCTAACAATGAGAGCTTTGATGCTTCTAAAGACAACTGGAAACGAGATGGAAGAATCAATGCTCAAAGCCAGTGGTCCGATTCCAATACAGTTCTCAGCCAGCCATCAGAGACCACGGGGCGCACTTTGACACGCAGAACTGGACCTATTAAGAAACCAGTTCTCAAGGCTCTAAAAGTGGAAGACAAGGAGAATGAGAAGCCTAAACCCGAGCCCGAAGAGAAGCCAGTTCCCTACCGTCTGGAGAAGGAAGTCCTGACCAATGTCTATGACTTAAAAAAGGATAACCAGCCTGTCAGCAATAGACACTCCGGGTCACCTGTGGTGGAGAAACAGCCTGAAGAGAGGCAGCGTCAGTCCCCAGCTCCCAGTAAAGTGGAGCGGCCTCCAGTAATAAACCAAAGTGAGGAATCCCCGAGAGAAAGCGTCTGGGACACCAACAAATTTCAGCCACAAAGAGATGTtcaggaaaacacagagcctcaGGCACCACGCCGCAACAACTGGATCTTCATCGATGAAGAACAGGCCTTTGGTGGGGTAAGGGGATCTGGAAGAGGCCGCAGTCGAGGTTTTCGGGATTACAATTCTCGGGGGGGAGGCCGTGGCGTCCGAGGCGCCTACAACAACAGTGCCGGTCAGGCTCAGCGTACAGGCAGAGGCCGAGCCCTCCCGAGAGAGTTGAAGGTGGAGGAGTTCCAGAGAGGCAAGCCACGGAGACGCAATGTCAGTGAGACCCTAAGTGAAACCTCAGAGTATGAGGAGCTACCTAAGAGACGGCGACAGAAAGGCTCTGAAAACGGAGAAGGCTACTCCGAATCTGTAGAGGCTCGCAAAGCTGATCAGGAGTCTTGGAGATCCAACAAGGTGTACACGGAAGACCAGGCTGCTGCTGATTTCAGAGAAAAGGCCAAGGTGAGCAGAGGCTTTGTAGGTCGCATGCTGCCTCCCAGACTGAACACTGGAAACTATACTAGAAGTTACGGAGCCTCTAGAGAGATGTCCACATGGAGGGGTCGTGGTCCTCAGTTTGGTAGCAGTGGTGGTTCCTTGCAAGAAAATGGTTATGCTCCAGGAGCTGACATGGGTTTCTCACGTAAACCCCCCGCTGAGCGTGAGTCTCTTAAGTACCATACGAAATTTACTGGCTCTTTTGTGGAAAATGGCTCAGAGGAACGTGAGGGGGAATACTACTTTGACCCTGACAACCCCGACAGGCAGGCGCTGAGGAGACGGCGCCCCCCGCGTCAAGACAAGCCCCCGCGCTTCCGCCGCCTGCAGCAAGAACGCGAGCCCGGTTCCAATCAGTGGACAAGTGACGAATACATAAATGGTGACTTGGCAAACCCCTGGCCATGTCGCCCCAAAGGCAGTGGGGAAGACAACTGGCCCAGCGGCCCCTACACTGGAGGACGCAGCGGCCAGCACCCGCAGACAGAGGAATGGGAGACTGCATCGGACAACAGTGACTTCAGCGACTGGAGAGAGAAGCGCGGAGGGAGCGGTGGCGCACCTACGCAGGGACATGCCGACGTTCTCTCTGATTCGTGCCATGGTGAAGTGGGCTCCATTGAGAAGAGGGAGCTTTCCAAGCGAAGCTTCTCGAGCCAGAGGCCACTGATTGAACGCCAGAACAGGAAAGGAGAGTCCTCACTGCTGGAGACAAGTAAGATGACACGGGCACCCGACAACCCACAATCTGCTCCCTCAAACAGGAATGACACCTGGCAGAATGGAGGGACCTCTTGTAAGAG TAGGAGCCCAGAGGAGTCGGGCCCCATCTACATTATTGATCAGTCGGAGGAGCGGGAGCGGAATGAATCCACAGGAAAGAACTTTGACAAGCCAGGACCCATTAAACCGGACATAGTGGAGCCACTTCCCCAGTATGAGCTCCGTGCCTACCCAA TTGAGGAAGACGCTGGTGGACCTGTTTCGAATCCAGACGCTTACCAGGACAcattgtccaaaaaacaaagacgTCCACAGGAAGACGATAGGAGGAGGAAGGATCAAGGAGTTGCT GTGCCAGTGAAGAACAGGTCAGTTGCATCCAAGATACCGCCACGCTTTGCCAAGAAGCAGGGAGGCATGAGCATTGAACAACCAGAGGATACTCTTTCCTCAAGTAATTTGGGAACAGAAATTTGGGAGACCAACAGCTCTG CTCTTTCAGTGCAGTCCTCAGGGGGAGACTCGTGGACTAAACAGATGTCTTATACTGGCAGCGAGCCCAACTCTGAG GACTCAGACGCAGGTCCAGAGCAGAGCAAAGAGCAGCACAAACCAGGACCCATTGGAAACGAGCGTTCCCTGAAGCACCGTAAGGGCTCCGAGGCGGTGGATCGCCTGGAAGGTGGCCCCATCACGCCTGTCAATGGCGTGGATCTCCATGTGGACACCGTGCTCCCCGTGCCCCCCATTGAGTTTGGCGTCAGCGCAAAGGATTCCGACTTTAGCCTGCCCCCAGGTTCCACCCCAGTGCCTGTGTCCAACCCTGTCAACAAGCTTCAGGACCCCCTCACCGTCAAT ACTATCCCCATGCTGCGCTCCAATCACCTGCAGCCCAGCATTAACCTCAACCCCCTCTCCTTTCCAAGTACTGACCTCACCCTCAAG ATGGAGTCTGCTCGTAAGGCATGGGAAAACTCCCAGTCCCTTCCTGAGCAGGGCTCTCCCAGTGGAGGGACCTCGGGAGTGCCGCCTACGTGCAGTGTGGGCTCATCAAGCGGCGTCAGCTACAGCACTTTTGGAGGGGTCTCCATGCCTCCCATGCCTGTGGCCTCCGTAGCACCTTCCATGTCCATGCAAG GTAATCATATTCCCCCATTGTATTTGGATGGTCACGTTTTTCCTAGCCAGCCTCGCTTGGTTCCACCCACGATGACTCAGCAGCAGACCTACCAACAA GCAGCAGCCCAGCAGATTCCCATCTCATTGCATACGTCTCTTCAGGCTCAGTTGGGTCTTCGAGGAGGTCTGCCTGTGTCTCAGTCCCAGGAGATGTTCAACTCTATTCCCCCCTATAG GTCGCAGGTTTACATGCACCCCAACCTGTCGCAACCCAGCCCCATGGTGCTGTCTGGCGGAGCTCCGCTGAAGGGGCCCTACTCGCCATTCCCCGGCATGCAGCCCTCAGACATGGTCAAGTCCTCGTCAGGCTCGCACTATCAGCCCATGAACGGCAGCCAGCAGCTAGTCTACGACAGCCAGCTGAACCAGGGGCCCAGCATCGGATCATCACAGCTGATGGACTCTCAACTCATCCag gtcaCCATGCCCTTGCCTGCCTCTCAGCTGCGCTATGGCTCCGCCCAGCAACACCTCATCCTCCCTCAGTCCATTCAGCTGCAGCAAAGCCAGAATCTGTCAGTGGGAGGGCCGCGGCGGATGATTCCTCCTGGCTCGCAACCCGTCATGCCTGGTAGCAGAGAG GGCTCCCAGTTGGAAATGAAGGGTTTTCAGTTCTCTGACAAGCCCAGTCACTCACCAGGGATGCCTGGGGGTTCTTACAG GCCTGGATCTGCTAGCCCAAGTGGAAAGCCCTCTGGCCCCGGAGGCCCGGTTGGACCATTGCCCCCCCATCATTATACACAACAG GTCTCACCAGCTCAGGGCGGCTTGGTGATGCACATGCGTCCCACCACCAGTGGCCCCTTCCCCAGCCCCATCCAGAGACCAGTCATGCAAGTCAACAAACCCGTCATCATCCGCTCCCCCCTTTACCCCAATCCCGGCCGAGACCTCTCCCACTCTACCCCTCCCTCGGCCCCCGATCCCCCCATCAAGGGGCCCGAGGATGGCATGAAG AGTAAAAGCCTTCGAGAGGTgcgcaaagctgtgggtgaggGCAAGGTGCCAATAGGGGGCATCACCAGCCAGCTCCAGGAGCCCCTCGCCTCCACTGGGCACATCAAACCGCCGCGCACAGGCACCATCAAACCCCAGGGGGTGAAAGTGGAAGAGGGCAAGGCGTAG